One segment of Saprospiraceae bacterium DNA contains the following:
- a CDS encoding alpha/beta fold hydrolase, translating into MRLKRLLKIFSVVFGLLATAGFLVVEKVLPYTGIKPYRMVAAHNTWRFPNGFLPQNYDLRGKEVFITTPDSILLKGWFLKTQRDTVRGTVIILHGISSCKETQFGRAKILAERGFNSLALDLRAHGESGGDYCTFGFYEKHDIAAAVDSVLRWTNEKPVGIWGASLGAAIALQTMAMDERIGFGIIESTFDEFEKVAEEYGADYMLGLRSKYLVQRVISKSAQIAQFDPRAVKPVEAAATIARPMLFIHGDADDKIPFEFNRRNFEAVPSADKHWVTVEGGGHSNLWRLQGERLSREVGAFLEQRKWQ; encoded by the coding sequence ATGCGATTAAAAAGACTTTTGAAAATTTTCTCCGTCGTATTTGGCTTGCTTGCCACCGCTGGCTTTTTGGTGGTGGAAAAAGTGCTGCCTTATACGGGCATCAAGCCTTACCGGATGGTAGCGGCACATAACACTTGGCGTTTCCCCAACGGATTTTTGCCCCAAAACTACGACTTGCGCGGCAAGGAAGTTTTCATCACTACCCCCGACAGTATTTTGCTCAAAGGGTGGTTTTTGAAAACCCAGCGCGACACCGTGCGAGGCACGGTCATCATCCTGCATGGCATCAGCAGCTGCAAGGAAACCCAGTTCGGGCGAGCCAAGATATTGGCTGAAAGAGGGTTCAACAGCCTTGCTCTCGACTTGCGGGCACATGGGGAAAGCGGGGGTGACTATTGCACTTTTGGTTTTTATGAAAAGCACGACATTGCGGCAGCTGTGGACTCGGTGTTGAGGTGGACGAATGAGAAACCCGTGGGCATCTGGGGGGCTTCGCTGGGGGCCGCCATCGCCTTACAAACGATGGCAATGGATGAGCGCATAGGATTTGGCATCATTGAAAGCACTTTTGACGAATTTGAAAAAGTAGCGGAGGAATATGGCGCTGATTATATGCTCGGGCTTCGCAGCAAATATCTTGTGCAGCGTGTGATAAGCAAGTCTGCGCAGATTGCCCAGTTTGACCCTCGCGCGGTGAAGCCAGTGGAGGCCGCCGCTACCATCGCTCGCCCGATGCTTTTCATACATGGCGACGCGGACGACAAAATTCCCTTTGAGTTCAATCGCCGCAACTTTGAGGCCGTCCCATCGGCTGACAAACATTGGGTGACGGTGGAGGGCGGAGGGCACAGCAATCTTTGGCGCTTGCAAGGGGAACGGTTGAGCCGGGAAGTGGGGGCATTTTTGGAGCAGCGCAAGTGGCAATAG
- a CDS encoding GNAT family N-acetyltransferase — MKEKIVVSDWVSLTEFREEDKPNLVRYLNDPLVFQNTLTIPNPYTELDAGEWLEKTRVNLEKYGQLTNWAIRHREAGLIGGIGTFVHTGIEGHRDEIGYWLAEPFRGQGIMTAVVAEMTAYMFQTRPLVRIEAWVFAHNPASARLLEKTGFQREGFARKFAKKGEQYMDAILLAKIKD, encoded by the coding sequence ATGAAAGAAAAAATCGTTGTCAGCGATTGGGTCTCGCTCACAGAGTTCAGGGAAGAAGACAAACCCAATTTGGTGCGCTACCTGAATGACCCTTTGGTGTTCCAAAACACGCTGACCATTCCCAACCCCTACACCGAGCTCGACGCAGGCGAATGGCTCGAAAAAACACGGGTCAATCTCGAAAAATATGGACAGCTGACCAACTGGGCCATTCGCCACCGAGAGGCAGGGCTGATAGGCGGCATCGGCACTTTCGTGCACACGGGCATAGAAGGGCATCGGGATGAAATCGGCTATTGGTTGGCCGAGCCATTTCGGGGGCAAGGCATCATGACAGCGGTGGTAGCCGAGATGACCGCGTATATGTTCCAAACTCGGCCCTTGGTGCGCATAGAGGCATGGGTGTTTGCGCACAATCCCGCTTCTGCGAGATTGCTGGAAAAAACAGGGTTTCAGCGCGAGGGCTTTGCCCGAAAATTCGCGAAGAAAGGCGAGCAGTACATGGACGCGATTCTATTGGCCAAAATCAAAGACTGA
- the proC gene encoding pyrroline-5-carboxylate reductase, which yields MKILILGGGNMGMTYAQSFLRSRIVTADNLMVLCRTYEKANQLSETHEGRFFSDPRLCVPDADLLILAVKPQDSPKLFEEIGDLAQPGQVYLSIMAGVRIATIGEALRADKIIRAMPNLPAQIGAGATAFTSTDAVTRIELVMVQNLLSTTGKTIYVEREEMIDASTAISGSGPAYIYYFMNALMEAARQMGFSDSEAELLVSQTFTGAVDLYNKTDLSCQDWIAKVASKGGTTEAALRVWGNTGLHEGIMAGARAAFERAKELGK from the coding sequence ATGAAAATCCTCATTCTTGGCGGCGGCAATATGGGCATGACTTACGCCCAAAGTTTCTTGCGCAGCCGCATCGTGACTGCCGACAACTTGATGGTGCTTTGCCGCACCTACGAAAAGGCCAACCAACTGAGCGAAACGCACGAAGGCCGCTTTTTCAGCGACCCTCGCCTTTGTGTCCCTGATGCCGACTTGCTCATTTTGGCTGTAAAACCGCAAGATTCCCCCAAACTTTTTGAGGAAATCGGCGACCTCGCACAACCCGGGCAGGTTTACTTGAGCATTATGGCCGGTGTGCGCATCGCGACCATCGGAGAAGCACTCCGCGCCGACAAAATCATTCGCGCCATGCCCAACCTGCCTGCGCAAATCGGCGCAGGCGCGACGGCTTTTACCTCCACTGACGCGGTGACGCGCATAGAGTTGGTGATGGTGCAAAACCTGCTCAGCACCACCGGGAAGACCATCTATGTGGAACGGGAAGAAATGATTGATGCCTCCACGGCTATTTCGGGTTCTGGTCCGGCGTACATCTATTATTTCATGAACGCGCTGATGGAGGCGGCCAGACAGATGGGATTTTCGGATTCGGAGGCTGAGCTGTTGGTCAGTCAGACTTTTACTGGCGCGGTGGATTTGTACAACAAAACCGACTTGAGTTGTCAAGATTGGATAGCGAAGGTCGCCTCAAAAGGCGGCACGACGGAAGCAGCATTGCGCGTGTGGGGCAACACTGGTTTGCACGAAGGCATCATGGCTGGTGCAAGAGCAGCGTTTGAGCGGGCAAAGGAGTTGGGCAAGTGA
- a CDS encoding gliding motility-associated C-terminal domain-containing protein, with product MMNRLYYLIFFFFSLQTSLFATHIVGGELTYKCLGNNRYEITLTVFRDCYTGVPWFDSPASIGIYDAGWKLKGELKIPYDATSNDTLPIILNDPCLSVPPDVCAHGTRYKGIVELPFAAGGYSLVYQRCCRNQLIRNIIRPLRTGITIITNISEQALLGCNNSATFNQWPPVAICIHQPIDFDHSATDPDGDSLVYRLCTPLQGADSLAPIPQPPLPGPYLEVEWRDPPYNLSNVLGGDPLTIDPVTGFLTGVPNLIGNFVVGVCVDEYRDGSLISTTRRDFQYNVSDCGQPIAAFFVPEVVCDTLGVRFLNQGLQTHGYQWFFDLDGNPNLTSSAYSPTWVYPDTGLYTVMLIAESKPTCRDTTVKTIHLTNGYVEAGLDVGYPDCDETGLYVQVTDLSTDTLYGVTAWRWTLSGPGGLSVQSMEQNPLFTVEKSGTYALSLVATSGNGCTSTLVLPFVAPIPPTDMLPPNLLICPGDSVPLFPGADVSYNYSWMPETALSDAAAPNPLAFPNTTTNYTVTISGNGPCLVEKNVLVMVTDPGVLQASASPDTIFQGESTQLNAVASGAFQYLWQPSGSLSNPNIQNPIATPSVTTDYVVTVPVSASCVLRDTVRVVVRSIVCDEPYVFFPTGFSPNGDNQNDALKLESSIATEVYWVIFNRWGEKLFEASSLDDAWDGSFRGKPQPAETYGYYLRVGCIGGEVLEKKGNVTLLR from the coding sequence ATGATGAATCGTCTTTATTATCTCATTTTCTTCTTTTTTTCATTACAAACATCACTTTTTGCCACCCATATTGTGGGCGGCGAGCTCACTTACAAGTGCCTCGGCAATAACCGATATGAAATCACCCTGACAGTATTTCGGGACTGTTACACGGGTGTCCCGTGGTTCGACAGCCCCGCTTCGATAGGCATTTATGACGCGGGCTGGAAACTGAAAGGCGAGCTAAAGATACCTTACGACGCTACCTCCAACGACACGTTGCCCATCATTCTCAACGACCCTTGCTTATCGGTTCCGCCCGATGTCTGTGCGCATGGCACTCGCTACAAAGGCATTGTGGAGTTGCCTTTTGCCGCGGGCGGTTATTCGCTCGTCTATCAGCGGTGCTGTCGCAACCAATTGATTCGCAACATCATTCGCCCCTTGCGCACGGGCATCACTATCATCACCAACATCTCCGAACAGGCATTGCTGGGCTGCAACAACAGCGCCACTTTCAATCAATGGCCTCCCGTGGCTATCTGTATCCATCAGCCGATTGATTTCGACCACTCGGCCACTGACCCGGATGGCGATTCTTTGGTCTATCGGCTTTGCACACCCTTGCAAGGGGCCGATTCGCTGGCACCCATTCCCCAGCCGCCCCTCCCCGGCCCCTATTTGGAAGTAGAGTGGCGCGACCCGCCTTACAATCTGTCGAACGTGTTGGGAGGCGACCCGCTCACCATTGACCCCGTGACGGGTTTTCTGACGGGCGTGCCCAATCTGATTGGCAACTTTGTGGTGGGTGTCTGCGTGGACGAATACCGCGATGGCTCGTTGATTTCAACGACACGACGCGACTTCCAATACAACGTGTCTGACTGTGGGCAGCCTATCGCCGCGTTTTTTGTGCCGGAAGTGGTGTGCGATACCTTGGGGGTTCGATTTCTCAATCAAGGTTTGCAAACCCACGGGTACCAATGGTTTTTCGACTTGGATGGCAACCCCAATCTGACCTCATCGGCCTATTCGCCTACCTGGGTTTATCCAGACACGGGGCTTTACACGGTCATGTTGATTGCGGAATCAAAACCCACCTGCCGCGACACGACGGTCAAAACCATTCATCTGACCAATGGCTATGTCGAGGCGGGGCTTGATGTCGGCTATCCTGATTGTGATGAAACAGGATTGTATGTACAGGTCACTGACCTCAGCACCGATACTCTTTATGGCGTGACGGCTTGGAGATGGACGCTCAGTGGCCCCGGCGGGCTTTCAGTGCAATCCATGGAGCAAAACCCGCTTTTCACAGTGGAAAAATCTGGGACATACGCGCTAAGTCTGGTAGCCACTTCCGGGAATGGATGCACATCCACGCTCGTGCTGCCGTTTGTCGCTCCAATTCCGCCGACCGATATGCTCCCGCCCAACCTGCTCATTTGCCCCGGCGATAGCGTCCCGTTGTTTCCCGGTGCCGATGTTTCGTACAATTATTCGTGGATGCCCGAAACGGCACTTTCCGACGCTGCCGCTCCCAACCCATTGGCTTTCCCCAACACCACCACCAACTATACAGTGACCATAAGTGGCAACGGCCCTTGTTTGGTGGAAAAGAATGTGCTGGTCATGGTGACCGACCCGGGCGTGTTGCAAGCCTCGGCATCGCCAGATACGATTTTTCAAGGGGAAAGCACTCAACTAAATGCAGTAGCCTCTGGCGCGTTTCAGTATTTGTGGCAGCCTTCTGGCTCGCTTTCCAACCCAAACATTCAGAACCCGATTGCCACGCCCAGTGTGACGACTGACTATGTCGTCACCGTGCCGGTATCGGCTTCCTGTGTGTTGCGCGACACGGTTCGTGTGGTGGTGCGCTCCATCGTATGCGACGAGCCTTATGTGTTTTTTCCGACAGGCTTTTCTCCCAACGGCGACAATCAAAATGACGCGCTCAAGTTGGAAAGCAGCATAGCCACAGAAGTATATTGGGTCATTTTCAACCGCTGGGGAGAAAAACTATTCGAGGCCAGCTCGCTTGACGACGCGTGGGACGGCTCTTTTCGCGGGAAACCTCAGCCAGCCGAGACCTACGGTTATTACCTGCGCGTCGGCTGCATCGGAGGGGAGGTACTGGAAAAAAAGGGGAACGTGACCCTATTGCGATAG
- a CDS encoding dicarboxylate/amino acid:cation symporter: MRNLALHWKIIIGMVLGVAFGTMAAWAGWNDFVRDWVKPFGNVFLNLLKLIAVPLIIGSLIKGVTDLKDISKLSSMGARTLGIYIVTTAIAVSIGLIAVNITQPGHFVSKETQERLNSTYASAATAKISDAEKQKSKSPLQPLVDMVPENVFGAASSNGNMLQVIFFVIFFGIGLILIPEESARPVVAFFSGLNDVVMKMVDLIMLAAPFGVFALLAALIVESPTPDIFVALLGYMGTVVAGLVFMVLVFYPTLVRIFAKKSPGFFLKGFAPAQLLAFSTSSSAATLPVSMERVKEHLGVHEDVASFVMPIGATVNMDGTALYQAVAAVFIAQAYGMDLSLGAQLGIILTATLASIGSAAVPGAGMVMLVIVLSQAGIPEAGLALILAVDRPLDMCRTVANVTSDATASMIVASSLGKLGEPKPENWDDSYRGGEG; encoded by the coding sequence ATGAGAAATCTCGCGTTGCATTGGAAAATCATTATCGGCATGGTGCTGGGGGTTGCATTTGGCACGATGGCCGCTTGGGCAGGTTGGAACGACTTCGTTCGGGACTGGGTAAAACCTTTCGGCAATGTCTTTCTCAATCTGCTGAAACTAATTGCGGTGCCGCTCATCATCGGTTCGCTCATCAAGGGCGTGACCGATTTGAAAGATATTTCCAAGCTTTCCTCCATGGGAGCGCGAACGTTGGGCATATACATCGTCACCACAGCCATTGCGGTATCCATCGGGCTAATCGCGGTCAATATCACGCAGCCGGGTCATTTTGTCAGCAAAGAAACGCAAGAACGTTTGAACAGCACCTATGCAAGTGCCGCTACCGCCAAAATTTCCGATGCCGAGAAGCAAAAAAGCAAATCGCCTTTGCAGCCCTTGGTGGATATGGTGCCGGAAAACGTGTTCGGAGCCGCGTCGTCGAACGGCAACATGTTGCAGGTGATATTCTTCGTCATCTTCTTCGGCATAGGGCTGATACTTATACCTGAAGAAAGTGCGCGACCGGTCGTCGCGTTTTTTAGCGGCCTGAACGACGTGGTGATGAAAATGGTGGACCTTATCATGCTGGCTGCTCCGTTTGGCGTATTTGCGTTGCTGGCCGCCTTAATAGTGGAATCTCCCACACCCGATATTTTCGTGGCTTTGTTGGGATACATGGGGACGGTGGTGGCAGGGTTGGTATTTATGGTATTGGTGTTTTACCCGACGCTGGTGCGCATTTTTGCCAAAAAGAGTCCGGGATTTTTCCTCAAAGGCTTTGCGCCGGCGCAGTTGTTGGCGTTCTCCACCAGTTCCAGCGCGGCCACCTTGCCTGTGAGCATGGAGCGCGTGAAAGAGCATCTCGGCGTGCATGAAGATGTGGCCAGTTTTGTGATGCCCATCGGGGCGACGGTCAATATGGATGGCACGGCGCTTTATCAGGCGGTGGCGGCGGTTTTCATCGCCCAAGCTTACGGCATGGATTTGTCGCTAGGTGCGCAGCTTGGCATCATCCTGACGGCTACCTTGGCCTCTATCGGTTCGGCGGCAGTGCCGGGTGCAGGCATGGTGATGTTGGTCATTGTGTTGTCTCAGGCTGGCATCCCGGAAGCGGGGTTGGCACTCATTCTCGCGGTGGATAGGCCATTGGATATGTGCCGCACGGTGGCAAACGTGACGAGTGATGCTACTGCCTCCATGATAGTGGCCAGCAGTTTGGGCAAGCTGGGAGAGCCGAAGCCGGAAAACTGGGATGATTCTTACAGGGGGGGTGAGGGTTAA
- a CDS encoding NUDIX hydrolase — protein MKDPQPWQVLARRYVLDRQPYMTLREDTVQLPNGTLIHDYFVFEYPDWVNALALTDDHQFVLVRQYRHGNEGIHYELPGGVADPGEPHLLGAQRELLEETGYGGGEWQHWVTLSPNPATHTNNCHIFLATGVRRLNNQQLDDTEDIAVRLLSPHDALEMLKSGGVSQALHAAALWRFFAEFGLPE, from the coding sequence GTGAAAGACCCACAACCCTGGCAGGTGCTCGCTCGCCGTTATGTGCTCGACCGCCAACCTTACATGACGCTGCGAGAAGACACGGTACAATTGCCCAACGGCACCCTTATCCATGATTATTTCGTGTTTGAATATCCAGATTGGGTCAATGCGTTGGCACTGACCGACGACCATCAATTTGTGTTGGTGCGCCAATACCGTCATGGCAACGAGGGCATTCACTACGAGTTGCCCGGCGGCGTGGCAGACCCCGGCGAACCGCATTTGCTTGGCGCTCAGCGCGAGTTGTTGGAGGAGACAGGCTATGGGGGAGGAGAATGGCAGCATTGGGTGACGCTGTCGCCTAATCCAGCGACCCACACGAACAACTGCCACATTTTTCTGGCGACTGGTGTGCGGCGACTGAACAATCAACAATTGGACGACACGGAAGACATAGCGGTGCGGCTCCTTTCGCCTCATGATGCTCTTGAAATGTTGAAAAGCGGTGGGGTGTCGCAGGCGCTCCACGCGGCAGCCCTGTGGCGCTTTTTCGCGGAATTCGGCCTGCCAGAGTAG
- a CDS encoding SMP-30/gluconolactonase/LRE family protein: MFLLLANFCCKTALPLFAPQDFTAENLFSENIEGPAFDKIGQLYVVNFQRDGTIGKVHADGSCELFVQLPQGSIANSIQFNSRGEMLLADFSQHNILKVDMQTKRVSVFCHDERFNQPNDLCINAKDQIFASDPKWADGTGQLWRIGPNGRATLLESGMGTTNGIELSPDEKFLYVNESVQRKVWRYEVDAVGNVSNKSLFIEFPDFGLDGMKCDKAGNLYIARWGKGAVAIVSPEGVLLREIGLKGKRCSNLVFGGKDGRTVYVTLQDRKGMEMFRSDTPGKQY; this comes from the coding sequence GTGTTTTTGCTTCTTGCCAACTTTTGCTGCAAGACTGCTTTGCCTCTTTTCGCCCCCCAGGACTTCACCGCCGAAAACCTGTTTTCGGAAAACATCGAAGGCCCCGCTTTCGACAAAATAGGCCAACTCTACGTCGTGAATTTTCAACGCGACGGCACGATTGGCAAGGTGCATGCCGACGGCTCTTGCGAGCTGTTCGTGCAGCTGCCTCAGGGAAGCATCGCCAACAGCATCCAGTTCAATAGCCGAGGCGAAATGCTGCTGGCGGATTTCTCGCAACACAACATTTTGAAAGTAGATATGCAGACCAAACGGGTCAGCGTGTTTTGCCACGACGAACGGTTCAACCAGCCCAACGATTTGTGCATCAATGCCAAAGACCAGATTTTTGCATCCGACCCAAAATGGGCAGATGGCACCGGTCAACTTTGGCGCATCGGGCCGAACGGGCGGGCAACGTTGCTCGAATCGGGCATGGGCACGACCAATGGCATCGAACTCAGTCCCGACGAGAAATTCTTGTACGTGAACGAGAGCGTTCAGCGCAAGGTGTGGCGATACGAAGTGGATGCCGTTGGCAATGTGTCGAACAAAAGCCTGTTCATCGAATTTCCTGATTTTGGCCTTGATGGAATGAAATGCGACAAGGCTGGCAATCTCTACATCGCACGATGGGGGAAGGGGGCCGTTGCGATAGTATCGCCGGAAGGAGTGTTGCTGAGAGAAATTGGTTTGAAAGGCAAAAGATGCAGCAACCTCGTCTTTGGTGGCAAAGACGGGCGCACGGTGTACGTCACCTTGCAGGATAGAAAAGGCATGGAGATGTTTCGCAGCGACACACCGGGAAAGCAGTATTAG
- a CDS encoding CBS domain-containing protein, which translates to MMNEPIRQHMTTNVITLKPDSTLGEARDILLKKRIHHIPIVENKMLVGMVTSWDLFKLGKAADDYQSMKVSEIMTTKIATLEPDQHLGAVADVLTRHLFHAVPIVNDKRELLGIVTSTDIIRYEHSKEYPENLDKFVHENMV; encoded by the coding sequence ATGATGAACGAACCTATACGCCAACACATGACGACCAACGTCATCACCCTCAAACCAGACAGTACGCTCGGGGAGGCACGCGATATTTTGCTGAAAAAACGCATCCATCACATTCCCATCGTGGAAAACAAGATGCTGGTGGGCATGGTGACATCATGGGATTTGTTCAAACTCGGCAAAGCAGCCGACGACTACCAGTCCATGAAGGTCAGCGAAATCATGACGACCAAAATTGCCACGTTGGAACCCGACCAGCATCTCGGCGCGGTGGCTGACGTGCTCACTCGCCACCTTTTTCACGCGGTGCCGATTGTGAATGACAAACGCGAACTGCTTGGCATCGTGACCTCTACCGACATCATCCGCTACGAACACTCGAAGGAGTATCCAGAGAATCTGGATAAGTTCGTGCACGAGAACATGGTGTGA
- a CDS encoding isoaspartyl peptidase/L-asparaginase: protein MKKIAFSVAITALFIISCKNKMQHVESQQPTANRPEYALAIHGGAGALRRAAMSPEKEAEYRAALDSALTIGENILRNGGSALDAVEQTIVFLENNPLFNAGRGAVFTHDGKNELDASIMDGTTQKAGAIGGVTTVKNPIRLARAVMEQSPHVFLSGRGAEQFAAERGLELVDPAWFYTEERWDVLQKLLREEKEKTGKQGHLKLSQHRPSEPTTDEKFGTVGCVALDKNGHLAAGTSTGGMTNKRWNRIGDAPVIGAGTYASGDACAVSCTGHGEFFIRYAVAHDVWALMAYKGLALAEAADFVVNKKLVEKGGEGGLIAVDKDGNIAMPFNSEGMYRGFAKPGARGVAIYNE, encoded by the coding sequence ATGAAAAAAATCGCCTTTTCGGTAGCTATCACGGCCCTGTTCATCATCAGTTGTAAAAACAAAATGCAACACGTTGAAAGCCAACAGCCGACAGCCAATCGCCCCGAATACGCACTTGCCATACACGGCGGAGCAGGCGCGCTCAGACGCGCAGCCATGTCGCCCGAAAAAGAGGCGGAATATCGTGCGGCACTCGATTCGGCACTTACCATCGGGGAAAACATACTGCGGAATGGAGGCTCGGCACTCGACGCGGTGGAGCAAACCATCGTTTTTTTGGAAAACAACCCACTGTTCAATGCGGGTCGCGGCGCCGTTTTCACGCACGATGGAAAAAACGAGTTGGATGCCAGCATCATGGACGGCACCACACAAAAAGCAGGGGCCATCGGAGGGGTGACGACGGTCAAAAACCCCATTCGATTGGCGCGTGCGGTCATGGAACAATCGCCCCACGTTTTTCTCAGCGGGCGCGGCGCGGAACAATTTGCCGCCGAACGCGGCCTCGAACTCGTTGACCCAGCGTGGTTTTACACGGAAGAGCGGTGGGATGTCTTGCAAAAACTTTTGAGAGAAGAAAAAGAGAAAACCGGCAAACAAGGACACCTCAAGCTTTCGCAGCATCGCCCGTCCGAACCAACTACCGATGAAAAATTCGGCACCGTCGGATGCGTCGCGCTCGACAAAAACGGTCACCTCGCCGCAGGCACCAGCACGGGCGGCATGACCAACAAACGCTGGAACCGCATAGGCGATGCGCCCGTGATTGGCGCTGGCACTTACGCCTCCGGCGATGCCTGCGCGGTTTCTTGCACGGGGCATGGCGAGTTTTTCATTCGATATGCCGTAGCGCACGACGTGTGGGCGCTCATGGCCTATAAAGGACTTGCGCTGGCTGAAGCCGCCGATTTTGTGGTAAATAAAAAACTGGTGGAAAAAGGCGGCGAGGGCGGCCTCATCGCGGTGGACAAGGACGGAAACATTGCCATGCCGTTCAATTCCGAGGGAATGTACCGAGGATTTGCCAAGCCGGGAGCGCGTGGCGTGGCTATTTACAACGAATAG
- a CDS encoding MFS transporter has protein sequence MQTKNFSQTSSDKILNAAVIVAALGYFVDIYDLLLFGFVRIKSLTDLGFSGQELTDHGLSLQNWQMGGMLIGGILWGVLGDKLGRVRVLYFSIALYSIANLLNGFVTGYGDYSFYRLIAGIGLAGELGAGITLVAEVLPKEKRGIGTMVVASIGLSGALLAWVIEYFFPWRVCYFIGGGLGVLLLIVRISVSESGIFRNVQAQSHISRGNFFALFNDWDRFTRFLRCIFIGTTTWFVVGILVMLAPEFGKAKGLEGISAPNAIAICYSGLILGDLVSGALSQLLRSRVKVMAIFLALDAIAIAVYLILPFSSPLMFYASHFLLGFSVGFWVIFVTIGAEQFGTNLRSTVATSVPNFARGMQVPINESFKYLKGAAVTGSVITAGYIVGAACLGIAFVALWGMKETFSKDLDYVEEI, from the coding sequence ATGCAAACCAAAAACTTCAGTCAGACTTCTTCTGATAAAATCCTTAACGCCGCCGTCATCGTCGCCGCGCTTGGTTACTTTGTGGACATCTACGACCTGCTGTTGTTTGGCTTTGTGCGCATCAAAAGTCTGACAGACTTGGGGTTCTCAGGCCAAGAACTGACCGACCACGGTCTTTCGCTTCAAAACTGGCAAATGGGCGGCATGCTTATTGGCGGTATCCTTTGGGGCGTGTTGGGCGACAAATTGGGGCGGGTGCGCGTGCTGTATTTTTCCATCGCGCTCTACTCTATCGCCAACCTGCTCAACGGCTTTGTCACGGGGTATGGCGACTATTCATTTTATCGCCTCATCGCGGGCATTGGCTTGGCTGGCGAATTGGGCGCGGGCATCACGTTGGTGGCAGAAGTGTTGCCCAAGGAAAAACGCGGCATTGGCACAATGGTGGTGGCAAGCATTGGTCTTTCAGGGGCGTTGTTGGCTTGGGTAATTGAGTATTTTTTCCCGTGGCGCGTGTGCTACTTTATCGGCGGTGGGTTGGGGGTTTTGTTGCTCATCGTGCGCATCAGCGTGTCCGAGTCGGGCATTTTCCGCAATGTGCAGGCACAATCGCACATTAGCAGAGGTAATTTTTTCGCTTTGTTCAACGATTGGGACCGCTTCACACGCTTTTTGCGCTGCATTTTCATTGGCACCACTACTTGGTTTGTGGTGGGCATTTTGGTCATGTTGGCACCGGAGTTTGGGAAAGCCAAAGGGCTGGAAGGCATTTCTGCCCCCAACGCCATTGCCATTTGCTATTCCGGCCTTATCTTGGGTGATTTGGTGTCGGGTGCCCTCAGTCAGCTGCTCCGAAGCCGGGTCAAGGTGATGGCCATTTTTCTTGCGTTAGATGCCATCGCTATCGCGGTTTACTTGATATTGCCGTTCAGCAGCCCTTTGATGTTTTATGCCAGCCATTTTTTGCTGGGGTTCTCGGTTGGTTTTTGGGTCATTTTTGTCACCATTGGCGCGGAGCAGTTTGGCACAAACCTTCGCTCTACGGTCGCCACCTCGGTCCCTAATTTTGCCAGAGGCATGCAAGTGCCCATCAACGAGTCTTTCAAGTACCTTAAAGGCGCTGCGGTGACGGGCAGTGTAATCACGGCGGGCTATATCGTGGGAGCGGCTTGTCTGGGCATTGCGTTCGTCGCGTTGTGGGGCATGAAGGAGACCTTTAGCAAGGACTTGGACTATGTGGAGGAAATCTGA